The genomic region TGTGGTATATTCAGTTCCGTTGTCAGAGGCTGCCGGAGTGTTTGGACTGCATGGGAGCAGTCGCGGCCACTTGGGTGCAGAGATCCCGGCACGGCCCTCTGTCCGCCTGCAGCACAACCTGAGACTCGGTGATTCCTCTTTGCTGACTCGGGTGGTCCAAGAATACGCGCGACCGCAGAGCCCTGCGGGGTGTGGAGGGGTCCGGCAGTCTACAGGTCTTCTACTTCTTTGGTGAAATCTATTcttcagtattttattctttttgatgctattgtaagtgggattgtttcttaatttcattttctgatcGGTCTTtgctagtatataaaaatacatgtgatTTTTATACATCGATCTACAGCCCAAGGTGTTTTACTTATTCAATACTTTTAGGCCAGGTGTGTTCTCTCCAGCTTGATACAGAATCACCACGCCCTGATATGACACATTTATCTGCCTGGCTCCTGgtggcattttctttatttcccctAGGGTTGTTACTAAGACTATCTGTTAGGTTCGTGGAGAGGAATCGCAGGAGGCCAAGGGAGATAAAACATTGGACTTTATTAAGGCATCTGGGTGCAGATGAGCTGAGGCTGAAAAAGGCGGCAGTCCCTATAAGAGGGAGTCAGGGCTTTTTAGGGTTTGAAAGTTCTTGCTGACTTGTGTGTTGCTAGGGAACTGGTAAAACTCTGGTCCTTGGAGTTCAGGTGGGTCAGTCTGCCTAGTGGGTTCCAGGAACACCAGAAAAGTGTTTACAGCCTTTAAGTCTTTCAACCATGTCTGTTTCTCTTGGGTTAGACTGTGGTCATTGTGAGTTGCAAAGTCCTAATGAAGATGGGAGTTAAGAGGGgcaaaatggagctgcctttccTAACATTATCATCCACAGGTTGTAAACAACTTAAGTTGGCAGTAAATATTGTTGGCTGATGACATCAGGGAGGGCAAAATAGGAAGGGAATGGCAATAAGGCATGAATGAGGGGGAACGAGTTAACATGAACCTAAGGAAAAAGTATCTTCTTTGATGCATAATAAACAGAACCAGGGATCAGTTAAAGAGCCcccagttttattgcttttaggGGTGAATGAGACAGAGTCCTCACACCAAAGCAGTGCTGGAAAGAGTGCACTGGGGAGGCAGCTGAAGCACCAAGATGCTGTCAAGACCAAAGCCAGGGGAGTCCGAGGTGGACTTGCTGCGTTTCCAGAGTCAGTTTCTTGCAGCTGGTGCAGCCCCAGCAGTACAATTGGTGAAGAAAGGAAGTAGGAGAGGTGCCAGTGCTAGCTTGGACCAGCCTCCTCTGCAGGATCATCGGGATGTGGTGATGCTGGACAGTGAGTACCTGTGGGTGTGAGACTGAGATGGAGAGGGTAGAGCCTGAGAGACTCCTTTCTCTTCCTGATGTGGCTAGATTCTACCCATTATTTCATACACTAGCTAGCTTCTGTTGCTGCAACCCCATTTTATGTAggaagaaactaaggctcagaatgGTTAAAGATCTTGCCCAAGGTGACACAGCTTGAGCCAGAGTCCCTCAGCAGCTTGCTTTGGCTTTCCCCTAGCCCTCAGATTCTTCCTGGGAAGGTATGAGTATCCTCACATCTGGGTTGTTTTTATTCCTCAGCTCTCCCAGATTTGCCCCCAGCTTTGGTTCCTGCTTCCCCCAAAAGAGCCAAACTCAGCACTGGCCATCCCCTGGTTGACCATGAGGACCCTGAAGAGAGGCTGAACAGGAATGATCAGCACATCACTGCTGTCTTGACTAAGATTATTGTACGTCTCAACCTGGCTGAGTGGGGTGGGACAAGGCATTCTAGGGCAGCAAGGATATTGGGTGGAGGTGGTAAGCCTTATGAGTAAAGAGTGATTTAGAAAAGTGGAActttgcctggccaggcggtggtgcagtggatagagcatcggactaggatgcggaggacccaggttcgagaccccaaggttgccagcttgagcgcaggctcatctggtttgagcaaagctcaccagcttgggcccaaggtcgccggctccagcaaggggttacttggtctgctgaaggcccgcggtcaaggcacatatgagaaagccatcaatgaacgactaaggtgtcgcaacgaaaaactgataattgatgcttctcatatctctcccttcctgtctgtctgtccctgtctatccctttctctgactctctctgtctctgtaaaaaaaaaaaagaaagaaagaaagaaagaaaagtgggactttggccctggctggttggctctgtggtagagcattggcctggcctgtggatgtcgggtttgattcccggtcagggcacacaggagaagtgaccatctgcttctccatccctcccttttcccttccctcttctctctctcttcctttcccacagccacggctccattgatttgagcacattggctcagggcactgaggaagagtctatggagcctccacctcaggcaataaaaatagctcagttgtaagcatggcccaaATGGAGCATTGGGCCCAGATAGaggttgcggggtggatcctggtttgggcacatgtgggagtctgtttctctatcccttcctctcacttggacaagaagaaaaaaaaattgggacttTATTCCTCTGTGGTCAGGGCTGGTTTAAAATCACTGTGCCCTAAAAGGCAAGTGGGTTTATCACTTCCTAATGAGGTTCTAGTTATACAGAACTGGGGCTACTGGGATAGGCTCCAGCTTGGGGAAACCTCTATGTCATCATTCCTTTATCCTCTGTTGCTACAGGAACGAGATACAAGTTCAGTGGCTGTGAATCTGCCCGTGCCCAGTGGTGTTGCATTTCCCCCTGTATTCCATCGTTCACAGGAGAGACAGGTAGGCAGGGGTAAACTTAGATGGTGCTCAGGGTACAGGCAAATGAGCCTAGTAGTGCCTCTTCCACGAGTAAATAATCTTAGTGTTAAGCAATTCCGTTGTTAAAGCAGCACCATACTAAGCACTTTATTTGCATcgctttatttaatcctcataataatcATGTAAGGTAGGTAACATCCCcattttttcagatgaggaaactgagacccccTCCAAAAGATAAATGATTTGTCTGTCAGGCTTCAAGAACTGAGCTCCTTTAGTGCCCTGCTTTTTCTGAGGACTAGGGTTGTGAACCTTGGAGATTAAGCAATTCCCTTTTATTCCAGTGACCTTGGTATAAAGAGGTGAGAAGAGAATGGAGTAATAAATATCAGTCacctgggttttctttttgccccatAGAGGAAGCCTGCAACATCTGGTAAGAGAAGCATATTTGCCCAGGAAATTGCAGCAAGGAGAGTGTCTGAAGCCAGGTTCCTACCAGGAGTTGTATCTACCCTGGACCCACCAGAGGGTGAGCAGGAGTTGAAAAGCATGGGCTTGGCTTATTTGTGATGCATAGTCGTAGAGTCATCTTTGGATATACATGTTCCTTGCCTCAAATATGAATTACATTTGAACCATCAAGGGGAAAGCTGACCCATATCCTCACTTAAATATTGGGTATGGGCGGCTTGAGTCCACATCTGGGTCTTAGATGCAGGGAAAGGGCAGGCCAAGGAAGAGGATAGAAGTGTCTGGCAGagactgtaaaataaagataggaGCCAAGATTCCTTTAATGATGCAAATTATTAGCAGAATTGCCGGGTGCATGccctggaggcagacaacagcatggtCATAAAGGATGTTTCTAAGAGAAACCTACTCATACAAGTTCAATGGGAAAAATGAGTGGGAGTTGGAGGTGGGGGTCTCCACTCTGTGCCTGGGAAAGCTTTGGGGCCTCCCATCTGTCTCAAGGGCTAATGGGACTGGAGAAGAGGACCAAAACCCCATTTGGTATGAGGCAATAAAACTGATCGTACAATTCTTCCAGGCGCTGTGACCTGTGAGTCACTCACACCTGGGGAGCAGGATCACCAGCCTCCAAGGGGCAACCAGAACTTCCAGGGACCCCATCTGGTCACAGGGAAGGGGCTCAGGGACCAGGAGGCTGAGCAGGAAACCCAAAGCATCCATGAAGAGAATACAGCAAGACTGCAAGCCATGACTACTGAGGAGATCCTGCAGGAacagcagaggttgctggctcagctgggtACGGGTTCCTGGCCTTCCTGCTGAGACTGGGCTGGGAAGGACTTCCACTTATCGAGGGAAGTGTACTGTgattgccaggcactgtgctgagttcTTTAATgcattaccatatttccccatgtataagacactcccatggataagatgcaccttaatctTAGGGctcgaaatttggaaaaaaaaagtattacataaagttattgaactcaaattttattcctcataaaattcatacaactaactcctcatcactgtaaaAACTCCCATctgttagcttgtcctcatctgtgtctgatgacaaatcactgacttcatcaatgagtgcaaaaataagtgcgaaaaagtgggaaatgcaagttaaaaaatctacaaccactgtataagacatacccagtttttagacccccagtttttttttgggggggtgcatcttatacatggggaaatatggtatatcatTCTGTCCTCAAACTGTTCAGGTGAGGTAGGTGGTACTAACCttacttatatataaaaaaaactgcagctcaaaatttttctttttttttttaaaaagactttatttttatttcttttagaaaagggagagagcctgacctgtggtggcgcagtggataaagcatcgacctggaaatgctgaggtcgccggttcgaaaccctgggcttgcctggtcaaggcacatatgggagttgatgcttccagctcctcccccccttctgtctctcctctgtctctccctctcctctctaaaatgaataaattaaaagacaacaacaacaaaaaaactgatatagaaaagggagagagagagaagggggaaggagcaggaagcatcaactcccatatgtgccttgatcaggcaagcctggggttttgaaccagcgacctcagcattccaggttgatgctttatccactgcgccaccacaggtcacactgACGCTCAGAATTTTAAATTCtcccccaggtcacacagctaataaggaACAAGGATGAGATGTAAACCAAGGTCCATGTGGTCTCACAGGcccttctcttttttaatttttttattttatttattcattttagagaggagagataaggggagagagagagagacagagagggagagagagagagagaaggtggggaggagctggaagcatcaacttccatatgtgccttgaccaggcaagcccagggtttcaaaccggcgacctcagcatttccaggttgacactttatccactgcgccaccacaggtcaggcaacaggcCCTTCTCTTAACCACTCTGCTGTGTGTGCTATACTACCCTAGTGTAATAGGCAGTGTTGTAGCTGTTCTCCAGTGTGGCTGCAGTATACTCTGCTATGTGATGCTCTACTATACTATACCTCCCAGTTTCTGTGCACCAAGTCAGTTTTGTTCCAAACCGCTTATTTAGCACCTATGCAGAGCTAATGCATGTTAGCTTTTTAGTGAATAtggtgcataaataaataaattagctaAAAGTAAGAGAAGTTGTTCCTTCTCTCACCCTAGTcaacattcactcatttattccatAGCCACTTACTTTGGGCCTATGACCTGGAGCAAAGCACAAGGATGGGTATAAACCTGGGCCAGGGGACTGTGAGGAGTGGAGACAAGGGTGGGCAGGCAGGTCCCAGCAACACGTATGGGTCACTGAGGCCCCACAAGAGCTCAGGGGGCTCAGGCTAGGGCTGGGAAATGGCTTGTTCTCAGTTTTGGCACCGATAGGCAGGCAGTATTTACCTTAGGTTTCCAGTCTAGAGGAGGTTAGGGAGGCTCTGCTCTTACCCACTCTCCCCGCCCCCTCTTTTTTAGATCCCAGCTTGGTTGCTTTCTTAAAATCTCGCAGCCATGAGCAAGCAGAGAAAAAGGCCAGAGAGGAGCAGAGGTCAGGAGCACCCTCTGTTGGGGACACTGGAGAGGAGTCCGGCATGCCACCTCCTGCCAGCGAGCCCAGGCAGGAAGAGGAGCCCGTCATGCCACCTTCTGCCAGCGATCCCAGGCAGGAAGCGGAGCTGGAGCCAGGAGCCCCAGGTTTGAAGGGGGGGACATCTTTTTGGGAATAAATGTAGAGAAAAGTATTCCTTCTGGCATATgagaaaagagaatattttctGTCCTTGATTTCTGACATGAATCCTCATTATTGCCTTGAAATCAGTCTTCATTTGTTGATGTGTGTATTCTTCCTGCACTTGCTTCCTGTTTTCTTGTCctgttccttctccttctccccttccctggtCAGAGGCAGCAGAGTGTGGTGGCTGAAAGgctccctcccgcagcccagccgaCCAGCTTCTCCCTGCCTTTGCATAGCTGCCTCTGCTCTCTGTGTTGGGGGAAGGTGGCAGGGtcagggtgaggggaggagagtgaCGCAGGTCTTCTGAACATGCCAGGCCTGAAGCGGAGAGGCCAGTGGGAGCACTCATTTCCCAGGAACTTGATTATTTTATTAGtgattaacaaaaaagaaattgaattatgAGAGCCAGGAACCTCCTGCCCCTGGATCAGCTGAGCAGGTTGGGTGGGGTTGgggtgagaaaggaagagggtgCTGTGGGGGGTGTTTCTGTATCTTGCCTCCCTGAAGCAGTGTAGCTGCCCCTCTGCATTGTCCCACTCCTCTCCTCCTTTGGGAGGTTGGTACTAGGCAGTGGAGAACTGTCTCCCCTGATATTTGTGGTCCTCCTTGCCTTCTctgttccctctctcttccttacctcctccttttcctctttcccttcttaacAAATCCTTGGGGTCAGGTAGGGGCTAGAGCCCAGGGACTGGGTGTGTTCTGCCATATCTGAGACACTCGCCCAGTTCCCAGGAGTGCCAGCTCCTGGGCCATGCCATTTAGCCATAGCTGAAGGCAGAGGCGGCTAGGCCTTTGGGGCAGAGGTGGATGGATGTAGCAGCTTCTGGGTGATGGCTGGGACCCCAGTAGATCAGTGAGCTGAGACCCTTAGGGACTACTACTCTCCTTCCATCTCCTCAGCTCTGGCACTGCCTGTGGCCCCCCACAAGGAATGGCTGCACATGGACACTGTTGAGCTAGATAAGCTCCAGTGGACCCAGGACCTACCCCCTTTGCGGCGGCAGCAGACACAGGAGGTGAGGAGGGCCAGCTGGCCTTCAAGGGGCCTACCCTGGAGCAGGGTGAGAGTGGGGCTACGGCTCTTGCACCTAGAACTCGGGCCCTTTTCTTCTCCTGAGCTTGAGAACCATCTCTTTTCTGTGCTCACCCTCCTGGCACCATAGGCCAGAGGAACCTGTTTTCTAATCAGAAGTAGAGTCAGGACCTAAGTCCTAAGAGGCCTGGAATTAAAGGTGAGGAGTAGATGTAGGGAAGTTGTTGCCGCCTCCAGCCCAgagtcctctttcttcttcccattaGAGGATGCAGGCCCGATTCAGTCTTCAGGGAGAACTACTGGCTCCCAATGTGGACCTACCCACCCATCTGGGACTGCACCACcatggagaggaggcagaggtgaGGCATGGGGCCCAGGGAGGACTGGGCAGCTTTTAACAACCATGTGCAAAAGGTGCTCGATCAGATGCTTTGGACCTCCTATGTGTCCAATTCCAGATCATGGCCTTGTTATCCATTCAGTTTCCTAGCTCAAAACCTTTCTCCTCCTGGCCttgcctggctcagtggtagagcgtcggcccggcatgtggatgtcccgggtttgaataccagtcagagcacacaggagaagtgcccatctgcttttccacccttcctccttctctctctctcttttcctctcccacagccatggctctattggttcaagcacatcaagTCTGGgcacgctgaggatggctctgtggagcctccacctcaggtgctaaaaatagctttgctgtgagcatggctccagatggagagagcatcggccccagacaggggttgctgggtggatcccagtgggggcgcatgccagagtctgtctctgtatctctctcatttggaaaagaagaaaacaaaaacctttctTCTTGTTCCCTCACTTTCTAGTCAGTGGCCAGAACTTGCCAGTTCTCTTACTTCCCCTTGATGCCTCCTTCCTAGATCAGAGACTTGCTCCCTCTTGTCTGCTCAATCACCAAGTCTTCACTCTCTCTGCCATGCCCTTCCATCCCATCCCTTCTGGGGCTGCCACACTGATTCCGTCTGGCCCAGCCTGAGTCATGCCTTGCCTCAGAAAGTTTCCTGGCACCCTTCTGGTCAAAGAGTCAAGTCTTGGCTCCTTGGCCCCACAGGCAATCCTTCCACAGTTTGTCCCTGCCTCCCTTACCATTTCTCCTGCCTTTTCCCCACATAGATCCTGTGCATACCGACCTCTAGGGCTCAGCTCCTAAAGCCTGCTCCAGGGAATTCCTTTACCCCGTGCTCCAGGCCAGACTATCAAAGCTTAAGACCACATCACTTTTCCAGTACCCCCCTCTGGGTGCAAATTAAACACTGATTACTATCTGCTTCCTCAGTCTCCCTTAGATCATGGTTACTTGTATGCAGATCTCTTCTTTACCAGTTTGAGGATCTGTGGAGAGCAGCAGCAAGAGATATACCACTTCTCTTTGACTCCTAACTCAGTGACTGGCATATAGGGGTTGCCTTGTTTTTGTTGGGGGGGTGCTTCCCTGTATCTTGGCTCTGTCTGACTTCTTGTTCCTGCCCCAGAGAGCAGGGTACTCCCTACAGGAGCTGTTCCACCTGACACGCAGCCAGGTGTCCCAGCAGAGAGCACTGGCACTGCATGTGTTGGCCCAGGTCATCAGCAGGGTAAGTGGGCTGCCGTCTTGGTCCTGCCCATCCCCACACCTCACCTCTCAGCCTTAGACTTTCCCACCTCCTGCCCTTTTCACTCTGGCTCACTGATCCATACACCCGCTGTCTGTGGGTCAGACTGGGAATGGGACAAAGCCAAGGTCATGGGTGGGCAAGTGTAGGGTTTAGGACAAAGACTCTATAACTCCCTCCTGTAAGGTTTTGTCCTCCTACCTCTCAGGCCCGCGCTGGTGAGTTTGGGGACCAGCTGGTGGGCAGTATCTTGCACCTCCTTCTGGATGCTGGTTTCCTTTTCCTGCTGCGCTTCTCCCTGGATGATAGAGTGGATGGGGTCATCGCAGCTGCTGTTCGGGCTCTTCGGGCTCTGCTGGTGGCTCCTGGAGATGAGGTACAACAGGGATAGGAATGGGGCTTTGAGGTATCAGGGCCCTAGTCCTCCTGCTGGGCATGCCCGCATTGTGAAGGCTTTGCCAGGCAGAGCAGTGAGTGGGCCGGCAACATCACCCTTTTCTCCTCGAGGCCCTAAGGCGttgcctttctcttctttgtGGATGGTTCCACTCTCTACTCCTGGACCTGTTTCCTGGCTCgactgcttctcccttcctcattctctttctttggaCAGGAGCTCCTTGACAACACGTTCTCCTGGTACCATGGAGCTATGGTGTTCCCTCTGATGCCCAGCCAGGAGGATAAGGAGGACGAGGATGAAGATGAAGAGCCCTCAGGAGAAAAGGCAAAAAGGAAGAGCCCTGAGGAAGGAAACTGGCCTCCATCTGAACTGGCCCGACATGATGTCATCAAGGTAAAAAAGATGCTGGGACAGCTGCCTCTGTCCTGACACCGAGGACCTGTACATGTTAGGCAAGAGAGGTCATCAAGGTCCTGGACGGTTAGTGTCGTGATAAACTATTTAGTTGGTTACACTATAATTAAGTTATAGCTGGGTTTGTTAGGTAGTTCACaatgtaaaatgaaagtaattaggaGTCAGTTGAATAGGCAAAGACTCTCTTAGCAAGCTAGATAACATAGACTTTAATTCACCCTCGGTTAAGACGAGTGGCCGGTTAAGTCTAGGTCCTTGCTTTGGTGGGGCCCTGAACGAACTTGCTTGGAGAGGCAACGAGGTTCGCAGCAGTTGCCAAATGGTCATGGTGGGCGATCTGGAGTCTGCGTTGGAGTCTCAGGCAACTGACTTGATCTTCACCCAGCTACTTATATCTGGTTTGGCCACTTGTCACATCATAGAGTAACATTATCACACTTCAAGCATAAGTCACAAGTGGGCTTGATAAGGTTGATAGATGGAGTGATCAGAAAAGGGAGTAAACCCGATACTCCTGGTGGTTGGCCCTTACATAGTGGGCTTTTACATAAGATTTAGTTAATCACATTACTTCACACATGGTATTGGTATGCAGTTAAAACATGGAGTTATCGCAAAAGGATGTAAACTGGTTACACCTAAAtcactcttagtttcctttttacattttatattaatttgattttatgtttgctATAACAGcttagtcagttagagcatcatctcaaaacaccaaggttgagggttcggtccccagtcaggaaacataCGGAAAGCAGCCaactaactagaaaaagaaataaatacttccttccttcccctcttcctccctgtctctctaaaagctctcagtttaaaaaatatgggagggaggccctggccggttggctcagtagtagagcgtcggcctggcatgcaggagtcccgggttcgattcccggccagggcacacaggagaagcgcccatcgcttctccacccctctccctctccttcctctctgtctctctcttcccctcccgcagccaaggctccattggagcaaagatggccccgggtgctgagggcggctccacggcctctgcttcaggtgatagaatggctctggtcgcaacagagcaacgccccagatgggcagagcatcaccccctggtggacatgccgggtggatcccggtcgggcgcatgtgggagtctgtctgactacctccccgtttccaacttcagaaaaatacaaaaaaaaaaaaaaaaagttttaaaaagagaaaaaagagccctggccggttggctcagcggtagagtgtcggcctagcgtgcggaggacccgggttcgattcccggccagggcacacaggagaagcgcccatttgcttctccacccctccgccgcgctttcctctctgtctctctcttcccctcccgcagccgaggctcgattggagcaaagatggcccgggcactggggatggctctgtggcctctgcctcaggcgctagagtggctctggtcgcaacatggcaacgcccaggatgggcagagcatcgcccctggtgggcagagcgtcgccccctggtgggcgtgccgggtggatcccggtcgggcgcatgcaggagtctgtctgactgtctctccgtttccagcttcagaaaaatgaaaaaaaaaaaaagagagagaaaaaagaaaacaaatattaaatgcatgaaataataaactaaaaaaaaaaatatatatatatatatatatatatatatatggggggaGGTCACCaagcccagggcccagctgcATTTGGCAGTGGGTTTATCTTCTCTAATCCCCAGGGGCTTCTAGCCACCAACCTGCTTCCTCGGCTGCGCTACGTGCTAGAGGTGGCCTGCCCAGGACCTCCTGTGGTCCTTGACATCCTGGCTGTGCTCATCCGCCTGGCCCGGCATTCCCTGGAGTCAGCCACAAGGGTGAGAAAGAGGAAACGGAATGGGCAAAAAGCCTCGCTGGGCCTGATCTTGGCCTTCAGCCTCCCTACTTCCCTTTTCTCCTGCCCCCCACAGGTCTTAGAGTGCCCTCGGCTAATAGAGACCATCGTTCGAGAGTTCCTGCCCACCAGCTGGTCCCCCATTGTGGGGCCTACCCCCAGTCTACACAAAGTACCCTGTGCTGCTGCTATGAAACTGCTTCGTGTCCTGGCCTCAGCTGGTAGAAATATCGCTGCCCGGCTGGTGAGCAGGACTcgtgggggtggaggtgagggttCTTGAGACGGTGCTGGCCTAGGAGCTAAGCATGGCCCCTGGACCATTTTCATCTCTGATGAAACGAAACAAAACCACTGGTCAGGAACCTAGTCACCTGACGCCTTGTTATCCTGTAGGCCTACTCTGCTCTTATTATGTGAAGGGAGGGATCCCAGACCGGAAGAGCCACATACAGATGGGCACACATCACCCATAGCCAAGTAGCCCTAGAAAAGGTGCCCAGGAAGTGCTTAGTAAGAAGAAtagtggggagagagaggcagatgagGTAGTTTCACCCTGTCCCAGAACTAGGACCCTATGGCGCCAGAGAGGCCCGGAACAGGGCTGAGTTGAGCTGATCTCCATAGTGAAAGAACCTGAGGCTACTTGGGACTCCCAGCTGACCCTGACCCCAGACTCTGTTCACCCTCAGTTGAGAAGCTTTGATCTCCGGAGCTGCCTGTGCCGCTTTATAGTTGAGGCTCCCCAGGAACTGGCCTTGCCCCCAGAGGAAGCCGAGATGCTGAACACTGAGGCCTTCCGTCTGTGGGCTGTAGCAGCCTCCTACGGCCAAGGCTGTGACCTTTACAGGTGAAGGGGTAGGCTCCCTGGGAGACCCCTCCAGTTCTGCACTCTTGCCCAACCTGATGACTCAGCCTTGCTCAGGTTTGAAACTTGGAGCGAGGCTGGAATGAGGAAGAGGGAATTCTGGGAGTAATGACCGGTCAGGGGAGAGTGGAACAAATTCAGTGCTGTTGTGCACAGCAGCGTTGATATAAATCAGATTCAGATTCCCTGTTGGGGGGAAGCCTTGAAGGGCTACTTCCTTCCCTT from Saccopteryx leptura isolate mSacLep1 chromosome 6, mSacLep1_pri_phased_curated, whole genome shotgun sequence harbors:
- the RPAP1 gene encoding RNA polymerase II-associated protein 1, giving the protein MLSRPKPGESEVDLLRFQSQFLAAGAAPAVQLVKKGSRRGASASLDQPPLQDHRDVVMLDTLPDLPPALVPASPKRAKLSTGHPLVDHEDPEERLNRNDQHITAVLTKIIERDTSSVAVNLPVPSGVAFPPVFHRSQERQRKPATSGKRSIFAQEIAARRVSEARFLPGVVSTLDPPEGAVTCESLTPGEQDHQPPRGNQNFQGPHLVTGKGLRDQEAEQETQSIHEENTARLQAMTTEEILQEQQRLLAQLDPSLVAFLKSRSHEQAEKKAREEQRSGAPSVGDTGEESGMPPPASEPRQEEEPVMPPSASDPRQEAELEPGAPALALPVAPHKEWLHMDTVELDKLQWTQDLPPLRRQQTQERMQARFSLQGELLAPNVDLPTHLGLHHHGEEAERAGYSLQELFHLTRSQVSQQRALALHVLAQVISRARAGEFGDQLVGSILHLLLDAGFLFLLRFSLDDRVDGVIAAAVRALRALLVAPGDEELLDNTFSWYHGAMVFPLMPSQEDKEDEDEDEEPSGEKAKRKSPEEGNWPPSELARHDVIKGLLATNLLPRLRYVLEVACPGPPVVLDILAVLIRLARHSLESATRVLECPRLIETIVREFLPTSWSPIVGPTPSLHKVPCAAAMKLLRVLASAGRNIAARLLRSFDLRSCLCRFIVEAPQELALPPEEAEMLNTEAFRLWAVAASYGQGCDLYRELYPALIRALQAMPKELSTFPLQPLSMQRIASLLTVLTQLTLAASSTAPEPSSDSTEVSLSATPSSITWTQVSGLQFLVKQCLRQTLKLLPRPEMWNALGPVPTACLLFLDAYYEAWSQQPDLCPGDWLQDMEHLSEELLLPLLSQPMLGSLWDSLGRCSPLCNPQSCAAAPEAVPSLVSLGCAGGCPPLSLAGAASPFPVLTALLSLFNTLSRIHKGLCGQLAAVLAAPGLQNYFLQCVAPMAAPLLTPFSVWALRHEYHLQYLALALAQKAATHQPTLATSAALHHGVALALLSRLLPGSEHLVHELLLSCIFRLEFLPERASGGPEAADFSDRLSLGSSRDPGCGRGALLAQACQDLPSIRSCYLTHCSLARDSLLASQALYRGELQRVPALLLPLPKEPLLPTDWPFLPLIHLYHSASDTPPGLPPADTVGTAMRALQWVLVLESWRSQALWAVSPAARLARLMCLFLVDSELFRETAIQRLVAALLAQLCQPEVLPNLNLDCPLPGLTSFSDLYSNFLEHFEAVSFGDHLFGALVLLPLQRRFSVTLRLSLFGEHVGALRALGLPLTQLPVSLECYMMPPEDNLALLQLYFRALVTSALRPHWCPVLYAVTVAHINSFIFSQDPKSSDEVKAARRSMLQKTWLMADESLRQHLLHYKLPNSTLPEGFELYPQLPPLRQQYLQGLTAGMSQNGVSET